One genomic window of Ziziphus jujuba cultivar Dongzao chromosome 4, ASM3175591v1 includes the following:
- the LOC107417101 gene encoding CSC1-like protein At3g21620 isoform X5: protein MATLSDIAVGAAINILTALAFFLAFAMLRIQPVNDRVYFPKWYIKGLRNTPLQAGAFISKFVNVDFRSYIRFLNWMPAALQMPELELIDHAGLDSAVYLRIYLIGLKIFVPIAFLAFAVMVPVNWTNGTLEHLNLSSKLTYSDVDKLSISNIPIGSRRFWTHIVMAYAFTFWTCYVLKREYEIVATMRLHFLASERRRPDQFTVLVQNVPPDPDESVSELVEHFFLVNHPEHYLTNQVVYNANKLSNLVHEKKKKQNWLDFYQLRYSRKPSARPFVKTGFLGLWGRRVDAIDFYTSEIERLSEEISIEREKIASNPKSIMPVAFVSFKTRWGAAVCAQTQQSRNPTIWLTEWAPEPRDVYWDNLAIPYVSLTIRRLIIAVAFFFLTFFFMIPIAFVQSLANIEGIEKAVPFLEPVIELKFIKSIIQGFLPGIALKIFLIFLPSILMLMSKFEGFNSISALERRSASRYYIFQFINVFLGSIITGTAFQQLDNFIHQSANDIPKTIGVSIPMKATFFITYIMVDGWAGIAGEILRLKPLIIYHLKNFFLVKTEKDREEAMDPGTLGFNTGEPQIQLYFLLGLVYSVVTPILLPFIIVFFALAYVVYRHQVLQRPL, encoded by the exons ATGGCTACACTTAGTGATATAGCAGTTGGAGCCGCTATAAATATCCTCACTGCACTTGCTTTCTTTCTGGCTTTTGCCATGCTTCGGATTCAACCTGTCAATGACAGGGTCTACTTTCCAAAATGGTATATTAAAGGGTTGAGGAATACTCCATTGCAGGCTGGTGCATTCATCAGCAAGTTTGTCAATGTGGACTTCAGGTCTTATATTAGGTTTCTGAATTGGATGCCTGCTGCATTGCAAATGCCAGAACTTGAGCTTATAGATCATGCAGGATTGGACTCTGCAGTTTACTTGAGAATTTACTTGATAGG GCTAAAAATTTTTGTTCCTATTGCATTCTTGGCTTTTGCAGTCATGGTGCCAGTCAATTGGACCAATGGAACCCTAGAGCATTTAAATTTAAGTTCAAAGTTAACTTATAGTGATGTAGATAAGCTTTCTATTTCAAATATTCCGATTGGATCACGTAG GTTTTGGACCCATATAGTAATGGCTTATGCGTTTACATTCTGGACTTGCTATGTATTGAAAAGGGAGTATGAGATAGTTGCAACAATGAGGTTACATTTTCTTGCATCTGAACGTCGGCGCCCAGATCAGTTCACA GTTCTTGTTCAAAATGTGCCACCAGATCCTGATGAATCAGTTAGTGAGCTTGTGGAACACTTTTTTCTAGTCAACCATCCTGAACACTACCTTACCAATCAG GTCGTTTACAATGCAAACAAACTTTCTAATCTAGTCcatgagaagaagaaaaaacagaacTGGCTTGATTTCTATCAACTTAGGTACTCTAGAAAACCATCTGCAAGGCCATTTGTGAAG ACTGGTTTTCTTGGTCTTTGGGGAAGAAGGGTGGATGCAATTGATTTTTATACATCAGAAATTGAGAGACTATCAGAAGAA ATATCcattgagagagagaaaattgcaAGCAATCCTAAATCCATCATGCCAGTAGCATTTGTATCTTTCAAGACTCGATGGGGTGCTGCTGTTTGTGCACAGACTCAACAGTCCAGAAATCCAACTATATGGTTGACAGAGTGGGCTCCAGAGCCCCGTGATGTATATTGGGATAACCTAGCAATCCCATATGTTTCACTCACTATTAGGAGACTTATCATTGCTGTTGCTTTCTtcttccttaccttttttttcaTGATCCCCATTGCATTCGTACAGTCCCTTGCAAATATCGAGGGTATTGAGAAAGCAGTCCCTTTCTTAGAGCCTGTAATTGAGTT GAAATTTATCAAGTCAATAATCCAAGGTTTTCTTCCAGGAATTGCTTTGAAgatttttctgatttttctcCCTTCGATACTGATGTTAATGTCCAAGTTTGAAGGATTTAATAGCATTTCAGCTTTAGAGCGAAGATCCGCAAGTAGATACTacattttccaatttattaatGTATTTCTTGGGAGCATAATTACTGGAACTGCTTTTCAACAGCTAGATAATTTCATCCACCAATCTGCAAATGA CATTCCAAAAACAATTGGTGTGTCGATTCCAATGAAGGCAACCTTCTTTATAACTTATATTATGGTTGACGGGTGGGCTGGAATTGCTGGGGAGATTCTAAGGTTGAAACCATTGATAATTTATCACTTAAAAAACTTCTTCTTAGTGAAGACGGAAAAGGATAGGGAAGAGGCGATGGATCCAGGTACCCTTGGTTTCAACACTGGCGAACCTCAGATACAACTTTATTTCTTGCTTGGGCTTGTTTACTCAGTGGTGACCCCAATCCTACTTCCTTTCATAATAGTATTTTTTGCCCTGGCATATGTTGTATATCGACATCAG GTTCTGCAAAGGCCGCTATGA
- the LOC107417101 gene encoding CSC1-like protein At3g21620 isoform X2 → MATLSDIAVGAAINILTALAFFLAFAMLRIQPVNDRVYFPKWYIKGLRNTPLQAGAFISKFVNVDFRSYIRFLNWMPAALQMPELELIDHAGLDSAVYLRIYLIGFWTHIVMAYAFTFWTCYVLKREYEIVATMRLHFLASERRRPDQFTVLVQNVPPDPDESVSELVEHFFLVNHPEHYLTNQVVYNANKLSNLVHEKKKKQNWLDFYQLRYSRKPSARPFVKTGFLGLWGRRVDAIDFYTSEIERLSEEISIEREKIASNPKSIMPVAFVSFKTRWGAAVCAQTQQSRNPTIWLTEWAPEPRDVYWDNLAIPYVSLTIRRLIIAVAFFFLTFFFMIPIAFVQSLANIEGIEKAVPFLEPVIELKFIKSIIQGFLPGIALKIFLIFLPSILMLMSKFEGFNSISALERRSASRYYIFQFINVFLGSIITGTAFQQLDNFIHQSANDIPKTIGVSIPMKATFFITYIMVDGWAGIAGEILRLKPLIIYHLKNFFLVKTEKDREEAMDPGTLGFNTGEPQIQLYFLLGLVYSVVTPILLPFIIVFFALAYVVYRHQIINVYNQEYESAAAFWPDIHGRIVTALVVSQLLLMGLLSTKNAAQSTPLLITLPVLTIFFHRFCKGRYEPAFLRYPLQEAMMKDTLERAREPNLNLKGFLQNAYIHPVFKGEDEDDNDVAMEEPMQEQVLVQTKRQSRRNTPLPSKHSGSTSPSKSRVVRD, encoded by the exons ATGGCTACACTTAGTGATATAGCAGTTGGAGCCGCTATAAATATCCTCACTGCACTTGCTTTCTTTCTGGCTTTTGCCATGCTTCGGATTCAACCTGTCAATGACAGGGTCTACTTTCCAAAATGGTATATTAAAGGGTTGAGGAATACTCCATTGCAGGCTGGTGCATTCATCAGCAAGTTTGTCAATGTGGACTTCAGGTCTTATATTAGGTTTCTGAATTGGATGCCTGCTGCATTGCAAATGCCAGAACTTGAGCTTATAGATCATGCAGGATTGGACTCTGCAGTTTACTTGAGAATTTACTTGATAGG GTTTTGGACCCATATAGTAATGGCTTATGCGTTTACATTCTGGACTTGCTATGTATTGAAAAGGGAGTATGAGATAGTTGCAACAATGAGGTTACATTTTCTTGCATCTGAACGTCGGCGCCCAGATCAGTTCACA GTTCTTGTTCAAAATGTGCCACCAGATCCTGATGAATCAGTTAGTGAGCTTGTGGAACACTTTTTTCTAGTCAACCATCCTGAACACTACCTTACCAATCAG GTCGTTTACAATGCAAACAAACTTTCTAATCTAGTCcatgagaagaagaaaaaacagaacTGGCTTGATTTCTATCAACTTAGGTACTCTAGAAAACCATCTGCAAGGCCATTTGTGAAG ACTGGTTTTCTTGGTCTTTGGGGAAGAAGGGTGGATGCAATTGATTTTTATACATCAGAAATTGAGAGACTATCAGAAGAA ATATCcattgagagagagaaaattgcaAGCAATCCTAAATCCATCATGCCAGTAGCATTTGTATCTTTCAAGACTCGATGGGGTGCTGCTGTTTGTGCACAGACTCAACAGTCCAGAAATCCAACTATATGGTTGACAGAGTGGGCTCCAGAGCCCCGTGATGTATATTGGGATAACCTAGCAATCCCATATGTTTCACTCACTATTAGGAGACTTATCATTGCTGTTGCTTTCTtcttccttaccttttttttcaTGATCCCCATTGCATTCGTACAGTCCCTTGCAAATATCGAGGGTATTGAGAAAGCAGTCCCTTTCTTAGAGCCTGTAATTGAGTT GAAATTTATCAAGTCAATAATCCAAGGTTTTCTTCCAGGAATTGCTTTGAAgatttttctgatttttctcCCTTCGATACTGATGTTAATGTCCAAGTTTGAAGGATTTAATAGCATTTCAGCTTTAGAGCGAAGATCCGCAAGTAGATACTacattttccaatttattaatGTATTTCTTGGGAGCATAATTACTGGAACTGCTTTTCAACAGCTAGATAATTTCATCCACCAATCTGCAAATGA CATTCCAAAAACAATTGGTGTGTCGATTCCAATGAAGGCAACCTTCTTTATAACTTATATTATGGTTGACGGGTGGGCTGGAATTGCTGGGGAGATTCTAAGGTTGAAACCATTGATAATTTATCACTTAAAAAACTTCTTCTTAGTGAAGACGGAAAAGGATAGGGAAGAGGCGATGGATCCAGGTACCCTTGGTTTCAACACTGGCGAACCTCAGATACAACTTTATTTCTTGCTTGGGCTTGTTTACTCAGTGGTGACCCCAATCCTACTTCCTTTCATAATAGTATTTTTTGCCCTGGCATATGTTGTATATCGACATCAG ATTATAAATGTGTACAATCAAGAGTATGAGAGTGCTGCAGCATTCTGGCCTGACATCCATGGTCGCATAGTAACTGCGCTGGTTGTCTCACAACTACTTCTAATGGGATTGTTGAGTACAAAAAATGCAGCTCAGTCAACTCCATTGCTCATCACACTACCGGTTCTAACTATATTCTTTCATAGGTTCTGCAAAGGCCGCTATGAACCTGCTTTCCTTAGATATCCATTGCAG GAAGCAATGATGAAAGATACATTGGAACGAGCAAGAGAGCCAAATCTAAACTTGAAAGGCTTCCTACAAAATGCATATATTCATCCAGTTTTCAAAGGCGAAGACGAAGATGATAATGATGTGGCAATGGAAGAACCGATGCAGGAGCAGGTGCTTGTACAAACAAAACGTCAATCGCGAAGAAACACGCCATTGCCTAGCAAACACAGTGGTTCAACATCTCCATCCAAGTCCAGAGTTGTTCGAGACTAA
- the LOC107417101 gene encoding CSC1-like protein At3g21620 isoform X1 yields MATLSDIAVGAAINILTALAFFLAFAMLRIQPVNDRVYFPKWYIKGLRNTPLQAGAFISKFVNVDFRSYIRFLNWMPAALQMPELELIDHAGLDSAVYLRIYLIGLKIFVPIAFLAFAVMVPVNWTNGTLEHLNLSSKLTYSDVDKLSISNIPIGSRRFWTHIVMAYAFTFWTCYVLKREYEIVATMRLHFLASERRRPDQFTVLVQNVPPDPDESVSELVEHFFLVNHPEHYLTNQVVYNANKLSNLVHEKKKKQNWLDFYQLRYSRKPSARPFVKTGFLGLWGRRVDAIDFYTSEIERLSEEISIEREKIASNPKSIMPVAFVSFKTRWGAAVCAQTQQSRNPTIWLTEWAPEPRDVYWDNLAIPYVSLTIRRLIIAVAFFFLTFFFMIPIAFVQSLANIEGIEKAVPFLEPVIELKFIKSIIQGFLPGIALKIFLIFLPSILMLMSKFEGFNSISALERRSASRYYIFQFINVFLGSIITGTAFQQLDNFIHQSANDIPKTIGVSIPMKATFFITYIMVDGWAGIAGEILRLKPLIIYHLKNFFLVKTEKDREEAMDPGTLGFNTGEPQIQLYFLLGLVYSVVTPILLPFIIVFFALAYVVYRHQIINVYNQEYESAAAFWPDIHGRIVTALVVSQLLLMGLLSTKNAAQSTPLLITLPVLTIFFHRFCKGRYEPAFLRYPLQEAMMKDTLERAREPNLNLKGFLQNAYIHPVFKGEDEDDNDVAMEEPMQEQVLVQTKRQSRRNTPLPSKHSGSTSPSKSRVVRD; encoded by the exons ATGGCTACACTTAGTGATATAGCAGTTGGAGCCGCTATAAATATCCTCACTGCACTTGCTTTCTTTCTGGCTTTTGCCATGCTTCGGATTCAACCTGTCAATGACAGGGTCTACTTTCCAAAATGGTATATTAAAGGGTTGAGGAATACTCCATTGCAGGCTGGTGCATTCATCAGCAAGTTTGTCAATGTGGACTTCAGGTCTTATATTAGGTTTCTGAATTGGATGCCTGCTGCATTGCAAATGCCAGAACTTGAGCTTATAGATCATGCAGGATTGGACTCTGCAGTTTACTTGAGAATTTACTTGATAGG GCTAAAAATTTTTGTTCCTATTGCATTCTTGGCTTTTGCAGTCATGGTGCCAGTCAATTGGACCAATGGAACCCTAGAGCATTTAAATTTAAGTTCAAAGTTAACTTATAGTGATGTAGATAAGCTTTCTATTTCAAATATTCCGATTGGATCACGTAG GTTTTGGACCCATATAGTAATGGCTTATGCGTTTACATTCTGGACTTGCTATGTATTGAAAAGGGAGTATGAGATAGTTGCAACAATGAGGTTACATTTTCTTGCATCTGAACGTCGGCGCCCAGATCAGTTCACA GTTCTTGTTCAAAATGTGCCACCAGATCCTGATGAATCAGTTAGTGAGCTTGTGGAACACTTTTTTCTAGTCAACCATCCTGAACACTACCTTACCAATCAG GTCGTTTACAATGCAAACAAACTTTCTAATCTAGTCcatgagaagaagaaaaaacagaacTGGCTTGATTTCTATCAACTTAGGTACTCTAGAAAACCATCTGCAAGGCCATTTGTGAAG ACTGGTTTTCTTGGTCTTTGGGGAAGAAGGGTGGATGCAATTGATTTTTATACATCAGAAATTGAGAGACTATCAGAAGAA ATATCcattgagagagagaaaattgcaAGCAATCCTAAATCCATCATGCCAGTAGCATTTGTATCTTTCAAGACTCGATGGGGTGCTGCTGTTTGTGCACAGACTCAACAGTCCAGAAATCCAACTATATGGTTGACAGAGTGGGCTCCAGAGCCCCGTGATGTATATTGGGATAACCTAGCAATCCCATATGTTTCACTCACTATTAGGAGACTTATCATTGCTGTTGCTTTCTtcttccttaccttttttttcaTGATCCCCATTGCATTCGTACAGTCCCTTGCAAATATCGAGGGTATTGAGAAAGCAGTCCCTTTCTTAGAGCCTGTAATTGAGTT GAAATTTATCAAGTCAATAATCCAAGGTTTTCTTCCAGGAATTGCTTTGAAgatttttctgatttttctcCCTTCGATACTGATGTTAATGTCCAAGTTTGAAGGATTTAATAGCATTTCAGCTTTAGAGCGAAGATCCGCAAGTAGATACTacattttccaatttattaatGTATTTCTTGGGAGCATAATTACTGGAACTGCTTTTCAACAGCTAGATAATTTCATCCACCAATCTGCAAATGA CATTCCAAAAACAATTGGTGTGTCGATTCCAATGAAGGCAACCTTCTTTATAACTTATATTATGGTTGACGGGTGGGCTGGAATTGCTGGGGAGATTCTAAGGTTGAAACCATTGATAATTTATCACTTAAAAAACTTCTTCTTAGTGAAGACGGAAAAGGATAGGGAAGAGGCGATGGATCCAGGTACCCTTGGTTTCAACACTGGCGAACCTCAGATACAACTTTATTTCTTGCTTGGGCTTGTTTACTCAGTGGTGACCCCAATCCTACTTCCTTTCATAATAGTATTTTTTGCCCTGGCATATGTTGTATATCGACATCAG ATTATAAATGTGTACAATCAAGAGTATGAGAGTGCTGCAGCATTCTGGCCTGACATCCATGGTCGCATAGTAACTGCGCTGGTTGTCTCACAACTACTTCTAATGGGATTGTTGAGTACAAAAAATGCAGCTCAGTCAACTCCATTGCTCATCACACTACCGGTTCTAACTATATTCTTTCATAGGTTCTGCAAAGGCCGCTATGAACCTGCTTTCCTTAGATATCCATTGCAG GAAGCAATGATGAAAGATACATTGGAACGAGCAAGAGAGCCAAATCTAAACTTGAAAGGCTTCCTACAAAATGCATATATTCATCCAGTTTTCAAAGGCGAAGACGAAGATGATAATGATGTGGCAATGGAAGAACCGATGCAGGAGCAGGTGCTTGTACAAACAAAACGTCAATCGCGAAGAAACACGCCATTGCCTAGCAAACACAGTGGTTCAACATCTCCATCCAAGTCCAGAGTTGTTCGAGACTAA
- the LOC107417101 gene encoding calcium permeable stress-gated cation channel 1 isoform X3, protein MPAALQMPELELIDHAGLDSAVYLRIYLIGLKIFVPIAFLAFAVMVPVNWTNGTLEHLNLSSKLTYSDVDKLSISNIPIGSRRFWTHIVMAYAFTFWTCYVLKREYEIVATMRLHFLASERRRPDQFTVLVQNVPPDPDESVSELVEHFFLVNHPEHYLTNQVVYNANKLSNLVHEKKKKQNWLDFYQLRYSRKPSARPFVKTGFLGLWGRRVDAIDFYTSEIERLSEEISIEREKIASNPKSIMPVAFVSFKTRWGAAVCAQTQQSRNPTIWLTEWAPEPRDVYWDNLAIPYVSLTIRRLIIAVAFFFLTFFFMIPIAFVQSLANIEGIEKAVPFLEPVIELKFIKSIIQGFLPGIALKIFLIFLPSILMLMSKFEGFNSISALERRSASRYYIFQFINVFLGSIITGTAFQQLDNFIHQSANDIPKTIGVSIPMKATFFITYIMVDGWAGIAGEILRLKPLIIYHLKNFFLVKTEKDREEAMDPGTLGFNTGEPQIQLYFLLGLVYSVVTPILLPFIIVFFALAYVVYRHQIINVYNQEYESAAAFWPDIHGRIVTALVVSQLLLMGLLSTKNAAQSTPLLITLPVLTIFFHRFCKGRYEPAFLRYPLQEAMMKDTLERAREPNLNLKGFLQNAYIHPVFKGEDEDDNDVAMEEPMQEQVLVQTKRQSRRNTPLPSKHSGSTSPSKSRVVRD, encoded by the exons ATGCCTGCTGCATTGCAAATGCCAGAACTTGAGCTTATAGATCATGCAGGATTGGACTCTGCAGTTTACTTGAGAATTTACTTGATAGG GCTAAAAATTTTTGTTCCTATTGCATTCTTGGCTTTTGCAGTCATGGTGCCAGTCAATTGGACCAATGGAACCCTAGAGCATTTAAATTTAAGTTCAAAGTTAACTTATAGTGATGTAGATAAGCTTTCTATTTCAAATATTCCGATTGGATCACGTAG GTTTTGGACCCATATAGTAATGGCTTATGCGTTTACATTCTGGACTTGCTATGTATTGAAAAGGGAGTATGAGATAGTTGCAACAATGAGGTTACATTTTCTTGCATCTGAACGTCGGCGCCCAGATCAGTTCACA GTTCTTGTTCAAAATGTGCCACCAGATCCTGATGAATCAGTTAGTGAGCTTGTGGAACACTTTTTTCTAGTCAACCATCCTGAACACTACCTTACCAATCAG GTCGTTTACAATGCAAACAAACTTTCTAATCTAGTCcatgagaagaagaaaaaacagaacTGGCTTGATTTCTATCAACTTAGGTACTCTAGAAAACCATCTGCAAGGCCATTTGTGAAG ACTGGTTTTCTTGGTCTTTGGGGAAGAAGGGTGGATGCAATTGATTTTTATACATCAGAAATTGAGAGACTATCAGAAGAA ATATCcattgagagagagaaaattgcaAGCAATCCTAAATCCATCATGCCAGTAGCATTTGTATCTTTCAAGACTCGATGGGGTGCTGCTGTTTGTGCACAGACTCAACAGTCCAGAAATCCAACTATATGGTTGACAGAGTGGGCTCCAGAGCCCCGTGATGTATATTGGGATAACCTAGCAATCCCATATGTTTCACTCACTATTAGGAGACTTATCATTGCTGTTGCTTTCTtcttccttaccttttttttcaTGATCCCCATTGCATTCGTACAGTCCCTTGCAAATATCGAGGGTATTGAGAAAGCAGTCCCTTTCTTAGAGCCTGTAATTGAGTT GAAATTTATCAAGTCAATAATCCAAGGTTTTCTTCCAGGAATTGCTTTGAAgatttttctgatttttctcCCTTCGATACTGATGTTAATGTCCAAGTTTGAAGGATTTAATAGCATTTCAGCTTTAGAGCGAAGATCCGCAAGTAGATACTacattttccaatttattaatGTATTTCTTGGGAGCATAATTACTGGAACTGCTTTTCAACAGCTAGATAATTTCATCCACCAATCTGCAAATGA CATTCCAAAAACAATTGGTGTGTCGATTCCAATGAAGGCAACCTTCTTTATAACTTATATTATGGTTGACGGGTGGGCTGGAATTGCTGGGGAGATTCTAAGGTTGAAACCATTGATAATTTATCACTTAAAAAACTTCTTCTTAGTGAAGACGGAAAAGGATAGGGAAGAGGCGATGGATCCAGGTACCCTTGGTTTCAACACTGGCGAACCTCAGATACAACTTTATTTCTTGCTTGGGCTTGTTTACTCAGTGGTGACCCCAATCCTACTTCCTTTCATAATAGTATTTTTTGCCCTGGCATATGTTGTATATCGACATCAG ATTATAAATGTGTACAATCAAGAGTATGAGAGTGCTGCAGCATTCTGGCCTGACATCCATGGTCGCATAGTAACTGCGCTGGTTGTCTCACAACTACTTCTAATGGGATTGTTGAGTACAAAAAATGCAGCTCAGTCAACTCCATTGCTCATCACACTACCGGTTCTAACTATATTCTTTCATAGGTTCTGCAAAGGCCGCTATGAACCTGCTTTCCTTAGATATCCATTGCAG GAAGCAATGATGAAAGATACATTGGAACGAGCAAGAGAGCCAAATCTAAACTTGAAAGGCTTCCTACAAAATGCATATATTCATCCAGTTTTCAAAGGCGAAGACGAAGATGATAATGATGTGGCAATGGAAGAACCGATGCAGGAGCAGGTGCTTGTACAAACAAAACGTCAATCGCGAAGAAACACGCCATTGCCTAGCAAACACAGTGGTTCAACATCTCCATCCAAGTCCAGAGTTGTTCGAGACTAA
- the LOC107417101 gene encoding calcium permeable stress-gated cation channel 1 isoform X4, with the protein MVPVNWTNGTLEHLNLSSKLTYSDVDKLSISNIPIGSRRFWTHIVMAYAFTFWTCYVLKREYEIVATMRLHFLASERRRPDQFTVLVQNVPPDPDESVSELVEHFFLVNHPEHYLTNQVVYNANKLSNLVHEKKKKQNWLDFYQLRYSRKPSARPFVKTGFLGLWGRRVDAIDFYTSEIERLSEEISIEREKIASNPKSIMPVAFVSFKTRWGAAVCAQTQQSRNPTIWLTEWAPEPRDVYWDNLAIPYVSLTIRRLIIAVAFFFLTFFFMIPIAFVQSLANIEGIEKAVPFLEPVIELKFIKSIIQGFLPGIALKIFLIFLPSILMLMSKFEGFNSISALERRSASRYYIFQFINVFLGSIITGTAFQQLDNFIHQSANDIPKTIGVSIPMKATFFITYIMVDGWAGIAGEILRLKPLIIYHLKNFFLVKTEKDREEAMDPGTLGFNTGEPQIQLYFLLGLVYSVVTPILLPFIIVFFALAYVVYRHQIINVYNQEYESAAAFWPDIHGRIVTALVVSQLLLMGLLSTKNAAQSTPLLITLPVLTIFFHRFCKGRYEPAFLRYPLQEAMMKDTLERAREPNLNLKGFLQNAYIHPVFKGEDEDDNDVAMEEPMQEQVLVQTKRQSRRNTPLPSKHSGSTSPSKSRVVRD; encoded by the exons ATGGTGCCAGTCAATTGGACCAATGGAACCCTAGAGCATTTAAATTTAAGTTCAAAGTTAACTTATAGTGATGTAGATAAGCTTTCTATTTCAAATATTCCGATTGGATCACGTAG GTTTTGGACCCATATAGTAATGGCTTATGCGTTTACATTCTGGACTTGCTATGTATTGAAAAGGGAGTATGAGATAGTTGCAACAATGAGGTTACATTTTCTTGCATCTGAACGTCGGCGCCCAGATCAGTTCACA GTTCTTGTTCAAAATGTGCCACCAGATCCTGATGAATCAGTTAGTGAGCTTGTGGAACACTTTTTTCTAGTCAACCATCCTGAACACTACCTTACCAATCAG GTCGTTTACAATGCAAACAAACTTTCTAATCTAGTCcatgagaagaagaaaaaacagaacTGGCTTGATTTCTATCAACTTAGGTACTCTAGAAAACCATCTGCAAGGCCATTTGTGAAG ACTGGTTTTCTTGGTCTTTGGGGAAGAAGGGTGGATGCAATTGATTTTTATACATCAGAAATTGAGAGACTATCAGAAGAA ATATCcattgagagagagaaaattgcaAGCAATCCTAAATCCATCATGCCAGTAGCATTTGTATCTTTCAAGACTCGATGGGGTGCTGCTGTTTGTGCACAGACTCAACAGTCCAGAAATCCAACTATATGGTTGACAGAGTGGGCTCCAGAGCCCCGTGATGTATATTGGGATAACCTAGCAATCCCATATGTTTCACTCACTATTAGGAGACTTATCATTGCTGTTGCTTTCTtcttccttaccttttttttcaTGATCCCCATTGCATTCGTACAGTCCCTTGCAAATATCGAGGGTATTGAGAAAGCAGTCCCTTTCTTAGAGCCTGTAATTGAGTT GAAATTTATCAAGTCAATAATCCAAGGTTTTCTTCCAGGAATTGCTTTGAAgatttttctgatttttctcCCTTCGATACTGATGTTAATGTCCAAGTTTGAAGGATTTAATAGCATTTCAGCTTTAGAGCGAAGATCCGCAAGTAGATACTacattttccaatttattaatGTATTTCTTGGGAGCATAATTACTGGAACTGCTTTTCAACAGCTAGATAATTTCATCCACCAATCTGCAAATGA CATTCCAAAAACAATTGGTGTGTCGATTCCAATGAAGGCAACCTTCTTTATAACTTATATTATGGTTGACGGGTGGGCTGGAATTGCTGGGGAGATTCTAAGGTTGAAACCATTGATAATTTATCACTTAAAAAACTTCTTCTTAGTGAAGACGGAAAAGGATAGGGAAGAGGCGATGGATCCAGGTACCCTTGGTTTCAACACTGGCGAACCTCAGATACAACTTTATTTCTTGCTTGGGCTTGTTTACTCAGTGGTGACCCCAATCCTACTTCCTTTCATAATAGTATTTTTTGCCCTGGCATATGTTGTATATCGACATCAG ATTATAAATGTGTACAATCAAGAGTATGAGAGTGCTGCAGCATTCTGGCCTGACATCCATGGTCGCATAGTAACTGCGCTGGTTGTCTCACAACTACTTCTAATGGGATTGTTGAGTACAAAAAATGCAGCTCAGTCAACTCCATTGCTCATCACACTACCGGTTCTAACTATATTCTTTCATAGGTTCTGCAAAGGCCGCTATGAACCTGCTTTCCTTAGATATCCATTGCAG GAAGCAATGATGAAAGATACATTGGAACGAGCAAGAGAGCCAAATCTAAACTTGAAAGGCTTCCTACAAAATGCATATATTCATCCAGTTTTCAAAGGCGAAGACGAAGATGATAATGATGTGGCAATGGAAGAACCGATGCAGGAGCAGGTGCTTGTACAAACAAAACGTCAATCGCGAAGAAACACGCCATTGCCTAGCAAACACAGTGGTTCAACATCTCCATCCAAGTCCAGAGTTGTTCGAGACTAA